In Chrysemys picta bellii isolate R12L10 chromosome 4, ASM1138683v2, whole genome shotgun sequence, the sequence AGTTCTAACTTCTCCCTCTTTTACAGGCTTTGGGAACAGGGTGAAGTGAGAGGTTGAAGAAGTTCCCTCCATCAAAAACAAGGGTCAGGAGTCTCTATCCTGAGTGGGTGCTCTGGTGTTTAGTAAGATATGATGAGCGAGCAAAGCGCTTCCCACACTGAGCGCAGGAATATGGTTGCTCTCCTGGGTGGGTTCTCCGATGCTGAGTAAGAGATGATGAGCGAGCAAAGTGCTTCCCACACTGTATGCAGGAATATGGTCGCTCTCCTGAATGGATTTTCAGATGTTCAGTGAGAGATGATGAGTGAGCAAAGCACTTCCCACACTGTGTGCAGGGATAGGGTCGCTCTCCTGAATGGATTCTCTGGTGGTTGATAAGGCCTGACGATTgggtgaaacttttcccacactcagtgcagcaatagggtttctctccagtgtggattctctggtggtGAGTGAGATGTTGTAGACGGACAAAGCCTTTTCCACAGTCAGTGCAGCGATAGAGTTCCCCAGTGTGTACTCTCTTGTGTCTAGTGAGATTTTCTGGATGACCGAATATTTTCCCACACTCAGCACAGCGATGGAGTCTCTCCGTGCTATGGATTTCCCAGTGTCTCCTGAGACTTTGAAGGAGACTGaattttttcccacactcagcacagcaatggggctgctccccagtgtggatcctctgatgtctgATCAGATGTTCTCGTAGGCAGAACTTTTTCCCACACTCATGACACAAGAAGGGTCTCTCTTTGCTGTGGATTTTCTGGTGCCTAGTAAGAGTTGATGCAAGTTTGAAGCCTTTCCCACATTGGTTACAGCGATGGGGTCTCTTTTCTGAGTGGACTGCCTGATGATTACGAAATGCTGAAGAATTCATAAATCGCTTTCCACACTCAGCGCAGGCAAAGGGTCTCTCTCCTGAGTGGACTCTCTTGTGGCTGTTAAGAGCTGATATATCGACGAATCTTTTTCCGCACTCAGCACAGcaatagggtctctctcccgtaTGTATTCTCTGGTGGGCAATGAGATGCGATAACCGGTTGAATATCTTCCCACATTCAGAACAGGGATGGTCTCTCTTCTTTCTGTGAACTTTCCCATGTGCTCTGAAATCTTTCTTTCTCCTAAAGCTCTCCCCACACTCGCTACAGTGATACCGTTTCTGACTCCTATGAACCGTCCAGTGGTGGCTTATCAGGTCTCTCTGCACCTTGAATTCTTCTCTGCACACACGGCAGGTATATAGGGTCTTTCTGGGCCCAGCTTTTCCCTCTGCAGGAGGCTTTAGATGTGGCCTGGATCTCCTCTGATGGCCTCTTTGGGTTCCTGACTCCTTTCTAGTCAGGTGCTTCCTCTGCCTTTGGAGCCTGCACTGCCTCTTGCGGTGCCTTCCCCGCTCAGTTTTCTGGGAATGGCTCTCCACTGATGTTCCTGGGAAAGGGCTGGGTGACTCCAGGTTGCCAGAGTCTTCCTCAGGAGTCTgcccctcagccctgctcaggtTCCTCGCCCCTGCTTGGTGGGGAAGAGAGTACAGATGTTATTTCTTGTGCTGCTCAGAAATGGAAACCACTGATATTCCCAGCAGGAGGATGTGCCTAAGGGAGCCCCATGCCTCTCCCCTCAGAGCAGGGCTGGCCATCGGCAGTTGAGTGCAAGAGGCCAAACTCCCAGGGGCCCCAGTggtagggaaggaggaggaggtcaGTGTCCCATAGGCCGTGATAATAGCCCCCCAAATAAACCTGGAAATCAGCCCCCACAATTCTCTCACTACTCTGAGTCCTGTCTCATTGGGGACAACAGCATCACCACACACCAGCACTGACACCCCTCTCCCAAGGGACACACACGGAACACTCACACTGTGATGGATCCCAACGTCTCCATGTTCTGTGGAaaatgggagagggggagagactgagggaatctGCGTAAGGGGAGAGATGGAGTTTCTAGGGGGATGTCAGGGTGAGGAGCTGTAGCACTTCTCGTGTTTGGGCTTCAATCCCTATTGTAATGCTCTGTGAGGGGAGAGTTTGCAGCTGATGGATGATTCCTGAAATGAGCTCTCCGGCTTCCACTGCTGGAGAGGACAGGTTCCCTACCTGCTCCAGGGAAAGAGCTTTGTGTGAGGAAGAAGCCCAAGGAGCTTTCAATTACTGACCAGTCCCAGATCTCTGCATCTGGAAAATCTGCACCAAGACAAAAGGCCATTGATTGACATTATATGGACCAAACGAACATCACTGAGAGAACCCCTTTCTCCTGCACTGTAAAGTACTCATTTATAATCACTGTTGGACAGTGGGTTCCACATAGGGTgaacagatgtcccgattttatagggacagtcctgattttggaggctttttcttatatagacacctATTATCTTCCACCCCCCAGTcccgaattttttttttttttttttttttaatacttgctATCTTGTCACCCTAGTTCCACAACACACAAGAGGGAAAGCTATTTGGGACTTGACTGttaaatttattacagcatacaATACaaagtgttagtctctaaggtgccacaagtactcctgttcttctttttgcggatacagactaacacggctgttactctgaaaactgaGCTTGTGGTTTCATAGCACAAAGTGCTACATAAAGAGATCACTCTGATGTTGAAGAGCTTATATACCAAATAGATAAAGGGGGGAGAAACCTGAGACAAAGGAGTAACTtgctgttgtaataattgggcccacaaatttaccctaattggcAGTTTAATTGTAAAAACTGTGAGAAAGTTTATAAACTGTTACAATATCCTACAACACGAAATGCTGATGGGAAAAAGTGCAATATAGAAACAAGACAACGGAATTGGTCCAAACAAAAGAGGCCTATAATGCAATTCAAGGACAGTGATAAAATGATGGCTGTAAACAAGAGAAGTATGGAAATGGACATTAATGAACCAAAATGAATAAGTTAGAATTTAAGCCTAACTGGcagaaaaacaatgaggagcGGGGCTATTTTGCCCATTACTTCCTTTAAGGGTTTCTCAAAAGAAAACACTTTCGGGGGAAAATAAAGGAGCGGAACTGAATGCAATCCTTGCTGACTGAAAAAAACAGCAATAGCAGGTGTGTGCCAACAACTTCTGTGGTGAGCGATACCATCATGCTGCCACCCTGATCCTCTTTTGGGATCCCAGATCTTCTTCATCCTTATCCTAAGAGATCTCCTAACAAGACTGGACCAGAGAGAGGGAGCCAGAGGATATTGCCACCGTTACCAGTTCTGGCTAACTCTCCAAAACCACCTGGAATGTGAGATTTTTGTCCCCCCGACCCTCTTATCTCCCATGAATTCTTTTCATTCCCCACATATTTCTTCTCATTCTTACTCTTCTCCCTTTGCCTTCTAGTAAATAAgaatctggcttagctggccaaaaCTGCCATAGTTTGCAAcattgctgtaagcctgtgatcAAAGAGGCAGGCAAATGCATTGTCCAGAACAGACCAACACTGTTACAGGTTTGCCAGGCAGGTCTCCAATTGGCTGATCAGACTGTGTGccgtgcctgtgtttctccagcagtgaagCAGCAAGTAAGAGTAAACCCGAGACGGAAGCCGCATGTTCtatctttgctattcttttctcttccctcttgtGTGGGTTCGTTCTGTTTTGTCTCCTAGGGAACGGGATCGGATTTTAATAATATCAACAACAGCTCCAGTCCATTTCAATTAActgcttctcttttccccaaaaggacagttattaccatctttaataccatctaaaagacgTTCAAACAGAGGCCTTTTGTCTAAAgactctccagctaaagggaaaggcaACAAGGGACACTGTCAAAATAAAAGTCTTAGATAATACCTACAATGACTCAactctttttccttctttttctgtatatttaataaaagattaaaaagaaTTTTTCATGGTGTTTCCATGGCATAGAGCAGGCTACTCTCTCTGTATTCCAAACCCCAAACCTTATTTAACACTCTTTAATGTTGGCCATAACAgtgtcatgttaacacctttgtcTCTTTGGGCCCATATAGTCTATATGAATTAATACAATATTGTCCAAGATCTGCCAGCAGCTCATTGGCAGAATGAGGAATACAGTCCAGGTCTCCTCAGTTCCACAACATGATGTTGCCTCCCAACCTGGAGAATAATAAGGAAATCTCTTATTAATGTCAACTGAGAGCCCAAAAATGCGATGGAACGATGTTGGGTCCCTACAAAACTGGGCCTGAACGTTGAAGGGAGATTCCTAAGTGCTGTTCAGCCAATAACTCAGACAGCCAACTAAGGATTACAAACACTTTggtggacaggattagaattctaaatgatcttgacaaactggagaactggtctgaaatcaacaaggtgaaattcaagAAACATAAGTTAAAATTAGTTCACCtagaaaggaaaatgaaatgtACAACAgaaaatgggggataactggcttgacAGAGGTGCAACTGAAAAGTATGTGGTGGTTATAGTGGATCATGAATTGAATGAGAGCTGACAATGTGATACTGTTCTAAAAAAGCCTAACAACAATACACTAAAAGACTAACATTCTGGGAAGTATTGTCACTTTGGCCACAATCTATCAGGATTCCAGCTGCCTTCCTTCAATCCCTGCACATCAGTTTAACTCCTTCCTCACCTGGGTGGGTTCCTCTCAGGATGTCCCCATCTTCATCTTCTATAGGACCCGGCCCACACAGATTTTCTCCTCGCTCTATGCTGGAGATCACCACTGGCTTGAGGGCTTGGATTCCTTCTTAGAGAAAAGCATCACCGTCCATTAGATCTAAGCTAAGCACTTCTACCCACAGAATTCTTGCACTTTGCACAGCTCCATATGCAATGTTTGTTAATTAGGCAATGAGCTAAATGTGAAGGCTAACAGGCAATTTTTTCTATGGAAACATGTACTGCAACTTGTGGTCAACACTCCTGGTGCCTGGCAGTGGCGGGATATTGAGTTGCAAACAACCTGGCACCCGTGGAAAGTGCAGATGGAGAGGACTGCAGTGTCTAAAGGGATTGAGGGGAACAGATGGGGCAAATGCTGGCTATTTCTCCTTGGCCTAGGAGAGTTACTCAGTTACCCAGCACCCCCACTCTCCTGTGGATATGTTTACATAGGAATAAAACACATgtagctggcctgggtcagatgacttgggcttgggctgcaaaattgctgagtggctatttggagggagggtcccagagcccaggctccaaccccagcatgaatatctacactgcaatctttagccccgcagcctgagctctATGACAtgagtcaactgacccaggcCACCCATAACCATGCCGGGGGTCTTTTATTCCAGCATAGATGAACCCAGTCTGTCTTTCACCTTAACTGTGGTGTCGGCTGGCCTCTCATCCTGTAGACCTGCAGAACACATGACCCTTTTCTGCTCATGTGCTCTGTCTGGGGAACTACAAGAGCCAGGATTCTCTTGCATTAAACTGAGGAGCAGTAGTGACTTTGGGTGGAAGGATCTCCTCTTGaagatatgcagtgtagttgtagacgtatcagtcccaggatattagagagaccaggtgagtgaggtaatatcttttacttggccaacttttgttggtgagagagagaagctttcctttcccagacctgaagaagagctctgtgtggctcaaaagcttgtctctctcaccaacagaagttggaccaatgaaagatattacctcacccaccttgtctccccatGAACTGGCTGCTCTGCTCAATGAAACATGCCTCTATCCatccacacccacacacccctccttcaAACCCCATAAACACCTTTCTGTGTCTCCGTGAAGCACCCAGtgcactggggccctgatctcacagACACAGCTCCTCACCTAATGAGATCAGAGTCTGGTAATTTTCCCACATGACATGTCTGTAAAGTTGCTTTTGCTCCTCGCTCAGCAGCGCCCATTCTGCTGGGGAGAAATACATGGCCACATCCTCAAACGTCACCAACATCTGAAAGGACAAACAACCCAACTCAGCATGGCAAAGTTTACACAATGATAGAGGAATAGTTATTGCAGGTGAGGCAGATGTACAGTGGTCCACAGAACTGGGAGGTTTGAAAGTTTGTACCATTATTATGGGTGTGGGTTTGCACCGTGTAAAAAAAGTAATGGACAGTGTTTTCTGTGTCTGTGATTCACCCCACAGTGGTGGCTCGGGAGCTGAGGCTGGCCCCCTGCTGTGGGTGTTGTATCCTGGCACAAAGAGTAGCACCACTTCTGCGGCATCATCCTGCTGACCCTCTGTCATGATGGGACAGGCAGGCCAAACTTCAGTTAGTGTCGCAGCAACCCGGAGCACCAGGTCACAGTCCCACTCACATTTAGCCAGCACTCCTGACCCTGTGTCACCATGCCGGAGGGCTGGGCAGACCAAACCTGAGTAGCACTGCAGCCCCTCCAACCATGATGCAATGTCCAGAGCAGGACactgggcccagccagccccaatgGACCCTGCTGGAGCCACTATTGCAGGGTGAATGTGGGGCACTGGAGTAGCATTGTGGGGTGAGTACAGGGTTGGTTCACTCTCCAGTCGCTCCATCCCTGGGCTTGCCCTCTTTAATAGGCAGGAATTAGGGTTacattgttgtagccgtgttggtcccaggatattagagagacaaggtaggggaGGGAATATCTCTTACTGCACCAAGAGCTACATAGAGCAGAGTCCTAAAGCCCAGACTCCAGCAGAAGCCCAAAAGTCTGCACCGCAATTAAACTGCCTTTAGGCTGAGCCCGTCAGCTGGCACAGCCCGGCTGCAGGTTTTAGTTGTCCCCTACACACACCCTGGGcgccccagccagagagctgcgGCTCAAGCAGTAGCATCCCAGGCTTTCAGCTCCGGAGGGCTCTGGTTGAATCCCCAACACGCTGCCCGATGGGGCAGTCAGACAAGGAACCTCCCTCCCCCGCGGTCCCCAGGGACTCCgttcagcctcccccagcgcctcccattgCCAGTGTGTGCAGCGGCCCCAGCCTGGCCCGACCCCGCTCTCCCGAGCAGGCTGCTCACAGCCCCAGCAGCACAGGCCAGAGGACCTGTCAGCCAggacctgccccccagccccgcctccagccccggCCGGTGCCTGCTCTGCGGGAAGGGGGAAGAACCCGGCAGCCCCCGGAGCACCGCCCCGGGGAAGGGGCCCGCCCGCCCCCAGCAGCGAGCAGGAGGGTCGGTCGGGCTGTCGCGGGCTGGGGCGCGGACCCTGCCGGGCTCCGACCGCTGCACAAACCGGCCCCCGGGGGGGTCTCTCCGGTcccagcagctccctcccccggCGGCGATTTCCCTCCCCGGGCCCCGCTCACCGCGCCGGGcgctggggctgcagcctgcaGAGGGGGCTCGCTCCGCACGCGCAGCTCGGGCCGGGCTCGAGACTGAGGCACTGGAAGGTCTCGTAGTAATTACTGGGCGTGTCTAGGCTGTGGAGGACTCGGAGCTCTGTGGGTTTAACCCTCAAGCATCTCGTTCGGGGAAGCTTTGTTACTAGCCCAGCCAGCAGTGAACAAAGAAAGTGAAATCGGTTCCCTGTTGATGGTTCCCATTCCTTATTCAAAAGAGCATTTTGTAGTAATTCATCAGTGTGCGATGCCTTTTCAAACATTTTACCATAATAAATCTGATTGAATTtcataacaaaaacaacaaggattcctgtggcaccttagagactaacacatttatttgggcatacgctttcgtgggctataacccactggTTCATAACAATGTATATACATAATTATACATTATTTAATAATGCAATATTCAAATCTGGAATTGGAGTGGCTGAAAGTGACAAAATATTTCTGGGAGCGCTCAGAGTGCCATTGTGGTGAGACAAGAATATGCCATTTCCAGAGCTGAAATTCCCTGTCTGGGCTACTCTCTGCCAAATATTACACCCCTGTTTCTGTTTTGTATCTCATCTGACAGTAGCTATAGCACATGCACAAAATAATTAACCAAGAGCAATAGTCAAATCAAATTGTTGCAGATCCAGAGGTAATGTTTTCACATAAATTATATGGACAGTTACAAATTAAGAAGTCTATGGGACTAACACTGCTTGCTTTTTGgataataaatcaataaattaaTAAATCAGACAAATTAAGAACAAGAGCAATGGCTAAGGAACTTTTTTTATTGTGTTATAATTAGGAAAAATTGTTATAATGAGTGTGTTTGTTTTGCTAGGTGCACAACAAAAAAATATACGAAGAAACTATCAGGCACACCTGGCCACCaaataatcatgtttattattgATATAGAAACACACAAGAATGAGCTGAATGCAGACTATGCTCAGACTGATTTCTGATGGCTTCTAAAACACAAATCACAGTGAGCATCATTAGAGGACTCTCAAACAACTTACAGGGATACTCCCGTATTCCCAAACACACTACACTACTAGTTAAACCCTTCTTTAATGTTGCTGTGAGAGTTGCACAGTAGTAGTGTGGCTCTTGGTATACTTTTCAAGTTACTTGGAGAACTCTTCATCTGTGCTGGAATATCTCTCCACTTCCTTTCCTTTTAAATTCCAGAATTCCATCTCTCTGTTTGGAAACATATAAAATGGTTCCCAGTGTTCTATGTCATCCTAACAGTTTGTACATGTAATGTCAGTACCTTTGCTTTAATAAGTGCTAATGTTTATTTAGATAACTTTGGTGTTCTCTACTGAACTAATCAACATTTggaacattattttaaatattaatattatataCAAGTTACATTGAAAAGAACTAAAGAGAGGGCAGACGAAGTATTTATCTGGCCTAGGAACATTTCTTTCTTTGAACAGCCATAGAATGTATCTGAAAAGATGCAATACTGTACAGTACTTTAATATAATACCCcaaatgcattttgttttctgTCAACTTACTTGCCACCATACACAGAAATCTCTGCTGGAAATAGCTGAGGGTCACATTTTAGAATTTTTCTGTGATTGGACTTAACCTCCAGTGTAATTAGTAAGATGCATGGTTCACCACTAGTGAAATGACATTTACTCAATTGATATATCTGTTGCACTTGTTCACTTTGACTCTGAAAttgtaaaaaaagcaaagaaaagttGCTAATTATTAtaacacaaatattttaattaattaaggaATTCCTGCTTTTGTTGGTAGTGCTGTTCACCAGTGAAACCTTATTTACTCATTCTTAAAGGTTTGAATTATAAGACCCTATTTGGTACAGAAGGGAATTTTCTTCAcaaattactacagagaattcctgTATAATTTGGTGCTGTGTCTGCCTCTCCATAACAACTTTCATGCTCCATAATCTTGATGCAACCAACTACTGCACCAAACATCCATGTGGAAGGGGAACATTGAGGAAGGTGTATGTGCAGAAGGATAGGAAAAGGGCTTCAGacattcatatattttaaggccagaaaggatcagtAGATcatctagggcttgtctacactacccactagATCGgcaggcagcaatcgatccagcgggggttgatttatcgcgtctattatagaggcgataaatcgaccgctgagtgctttcccatcgactccggtactccaccagaatgaggagTGCAAGCCAAGTCAACGGGAGAatgtcagctgtcgacttaccgcagtgaagacaccacggtaagtagatctaagtacgtcgacttcagctacgctattcacattgctgaagttgcgtatcttagatcaaccccgcgcggtagtgtagactagcccttagtctgACCCCTGTGTaagacaggccattaaatttcacctagttactcctgtattgagcaCAATATCTTGTATTTGTCTAAAGAATCTTCCGTAACAGTGTCCCAACAGGTTTCGAAGACACCAggagctggagaatccaccacttcccttgggagtttgtCCTAATGGTTAATCACGCTCACAGTGGAAAActggtgccttatttctaatctgaattcatctttcttcagcttccaaccatctgttcttgttctgcctttgtagAAGGagcattttgggggggaagaaagCAGGTTCTCAGGCACTGACCCTGAGAAAGCTCCACTCCTGTGATACAAATATCTATTAGCCGGGGACACCTGAGTCTACTTCATGTTGGGGCCATTCATGCTAACCCCTCATTCCATGCAATATAAGGCTGTGTTTATTTCTAACTTCCCCTTTGGAAGGTCCCATTTCATCCCTGCCCCTAATACAGAACTTTGTTTAAGTGGAAGGGAAACAACTAACTGCCACTGGGGACTGGGAAGGCCCATTCTCAccctgagaggaaggatggaaaATTATCCCCAGACACAGGAATTTTAACTCCCATATAAAAAAGGGGaggggtttttcttttaaaattcctgacagggcaacaaaaacaaaaataaaatgggcTCCCCAGATACTTTATTACCATCTGCACCACCAGCAGCAAGATGGTTCCATTCAGAGCACAGCAAGACACTAACATCTCAATGAaccatttcagtggtgggtggagAGAAGAGGGGGATAAAATGCCAAAGGCTCAAAATTGACCtgcttaatttttcttttccacatttttaaatgcacagattcatagattccaaggccagaagggaccagtgtgaccacctagtctgacctcctgtgtaacacaggccagagaacaaccccaaaatcattcccagagcagagcttttaggaaaacatccaaacttgatttaaaaaaaatcaatagattTGAGGGTTTGGTgagagatttcccctccccccccccatgagaaTGAGACCTTCCAAAGCGGCAGTTATGGCAGTTGgccagacccctcccctgcccccacagtgtTGGGGGAGGGCTCAGCAGCCCCGGCCATGCCTGAACTGGGGGTAATTTAATCCTCACAGTCTATGGCAGGGTGGGGTTTAATTGGTGTGACTGAATGCACTCCTGTATTCACACCTTAAACACTACTGAAATTACCTTTGTATAATATATGCCTtgtaagctttcatttaaaatctaATAACTTGTTGATCAATAACATCTTGgtaaaatgtatgtatgtatgtagcaatgttatatgtaaagttatgaacataaattGGAATCATGTGTTTACCGAACAAGTCTGGGAAGTGGGCAAACCTATCTTTTAAAGACAAAGAGCAAGCTGATGCCCCAGCCAGGTGCCATCAAAAGTGATGGGCCATCACCTaccaagtggccattctttggcaaggataGGGGTAGGAACAAACAGATCTGATCTGGGCAAACGATAGCATAAAATCTCACCCGCACGAAACTCCATGTCTCCTTTCTTTCAGCTGCAAAGAACTTTATGTAGGGGTCATTCTCAgggaaatgcatttcaaagggtgactgaaatataaaagtgaggggcaaaaccacCCAAGTTATCTCTCCCTGACCTTCTCTCCCTTTTCCAACTGAGAAGACAAAAGAATTCAGCTCTTTAACTTTGGGAGGAATCCTAACCTGAAGATTGGTCAGTAAGGCAGCTGGAGGCATATAGTACAAATTTTACCTTAAACCAACCCTACTTTGTAAAGATTTAGTATTAcgaagcattttatttttatttttcttctaacgatttctgactttaatacttGTACTTACTTAAAACCTATCTCTTTATAGTTAAATTAAACTTTTTTGttctttaatcaaaattaatCCGGTGTTGTCAGTTGGTCTGCCTGTCTGTCCTGAATCCATTGGGGTGAGGTGGGGCATTATTCTGGGACCAGCTCAGGGGcgaggaacagggccggctccaggttttctgccatcccaagcagcaaaaaaaaaagccgatcggCGGAACTTCGGCAGCAGTTCAGTGGcgagtccttcactccctctcttcctcttcggcagcacttcggcggcagctcaaagaggaagagagggacccgccactgaattacCGCCGACGATCCGGACGTGACGCCCCAATAGTGGATGGAAtgcgcccctttgtattggccgccccaagcacctgcttccttagctggagcctggagctggccctggtgaagTGGGGGAATCCCCCTTTGACAGGAAAATGAGCAGTCAGGCCCAGAGCTAACTCTTCCCAGATGATAACTCCCTTAAATCACTGCACAGACTGAGATGGTCCCCAGCATCAGGGATTGGTCAATTGCACTTGCCCATCTCCATATGCAAAACATTCCTTGCACCCAGTGTGATGGACCCCATGAGCCTGAATTTTTTGTACATAAAAATGTCATTAGGactgtagtgaggcagagtggcctctcATTAAGCTAGAGGGGGAGGAGCCACCCTCTGATCCTTGGTGAGTGGAGCCTGGCCAGGCCCACTTCTCCTGCCATGCCCTGCCCCTACAGGAGACTGACCCTGGAGAAGAGTTGCCAGAACTGCTGCTCACTGTATACCCCAAGAAGACAAAGGACCCCTGTACTACCCCTTGCTCAGAccatggtaggaagt encodes:
- the LOC101945443 gene encoding zinc finger protein 879-like isoform X4; this translates as MERLESEPTLYSPHNATPVPHIHPAIVAPAGSIGAGWAQCPALDIASWLEGLQCYSGLVCPALRHGDTGSGVLAKCEWDCDLVLRVAATLTEVWPACPIMTEGQQDDAAEVVLLFVPGYNTHSRGPASAPEPPLWGESQTQKTLSITFFTRCKPTPIIMVQTFKPPSSVDHCTSASPAITIPLSLCKLCHAELGCLSFQMLVTFEDVAMYFSPAEWALLSEEQKQLYRHVMWENYQTLISLGIQALKPVVISSIERGENLCGPGPIEDEDGDILRGTHPDFPDAEIWDWSVIESSLGFFLTQSSFPGAGARNLSRAEGQTPEEDSGNLESPSPFPGTSVESHSQKTERGRHRKRQCRLQRQRKHLTRKESGTQRGHQRRSRPHLKPPAEGKAGPRKTLYTCRVCREEFKVQRDLISHHWTVHRSQKRYHCSECGESFRRKKDFRAHGKVHRKKRDHPCSECGKIFNRLSHLIAHQRIHTGERPYCCAECGKRFVDISALNSHKRVHSGERPFACAECGKRFMNSSAFRNHQAVHSEKRPHRCNQCGKGFKLASTLTRHQKIHSKERPFLCHECGKKFCLREHLIRHQRIHTGEQPHCCAECGKKFSLLQSLRRHWEIHSTERLHRCAECGKIFGHPENLTRHKRVHTGELYRCTDCGKGFVRLQHLTHHQRIHTGEKPYCCTECGKSFTQSSGLINHQRIHSGERPYPCTQCGKCFAHSSSLTEHLKIHSGERPYSCIQCGKHFARSSSLTQHRRTHPGEQPYSCAQCGKRFARSSYLTKHQSTHSG
- the LOC101945443 gene encoding zinc finger protein 879-like isoform X3 yields the protein MERLESEPTLYSPHNATPVPHIHPAIVAPAGSIGAGWAQCPALDIASWLEGLQCYSGLVCPALRHGDTGSGVLAKCEWDCDLVLRVAATLTEVWPACPIMTEGQQDDAAEVVLLFVPGYNTHSRGPASAPEPPLWGESQTQKTLSITFFTRCKPTPIIMVQTFKPPSSVDHCTSASPAITIPLSLCKLCHAELGCLSFQMLVTFEDVAMYFSPAEWALLSEEQKQLYRHVMWENYQTLISLEGIQALKPVVISSIERGENLCGPGPIEDEDGDILRGTHPDFPDAEIWDWSVIESSLGFFLTQSSFPGAGARNLSRAEGQTPEEDSGNLESPSPFPGTSVESHSQKTERGRHRKRQCRLQRQRKHLTRKESGTQRGHQRRSRPHLKPPAEGKAGPRKTLYTCRVCREEFKVQRDLISHHWTVHRSQKRYHCSECGESFRRKKDFRAHGKVHRKKRDHPCSECGKIFNRLSHLIAHQRIHTGERPYCCAECGKRFVDISALNSHKRVHSGERPFACAECGKRFMNSSAFRNHQAVHSEKRPHRCNQCGKGFKLASTLTRHQKIHSKERPFLCHECGKKFCLREHLIRHQRIHTGEQPHCCAECGKKFSLLQSLRRHWEIHSTERLHRCAECGKIFGHPENLTRHKRVHTGELYRCTDCGKGFVRLQHLTHHQRIHTGEKPYCCTECGKSFTQSSGLINHQRIHSGERPYPCTQCGKCFAHSSSLTEHLKIHSGERPYSCIQCGKHFARSSSLTQHRRTHPGEQPYSCAQCGKRFARSSYLTKHQSTHSG
- the LOC101945443 gene encoding zinc finger protein 250-like isoform X8; the encoded protein is MERLESEPTLYSPHNATPVPHIHPAIVAPAGSIGAGWAQCPALDIASWLEGLQCYSGLVCPALRHGDTGSGVLAKCEWDCDLVLRVAATLTEVWPACPIMTEGQQDDAAEVVLLFVPGYNTHSRGPASAPEPPLWGESQTQKTLSITFFTRCKPTPIIMVQTFKPPSSVDHCTSASPAITIPLSLCKLCHAELGCLSFQMLVTFEDVAMYFSPAEWALLSEEQKQLYRHVMWENYQTLISLGIQALKPVVISSIERGENLCGPGPIEDEDGDILRGTHPGARNLSRAEGQTPEEDSGNLESPSPFPGTSVESHSQKTERGRHRKRQCRLQRQRKHLTRKESGTQRGHQRRSRPHLKPPAEGKAGPRKTLYTCRVCREEFKVQRDLISHHWTVHRSQKRYHCSECGESFRRKKDFRAHGKVHRKKRDHPCSECGKIFNRLSHLIAHQRIHTGERPYCCAECGKRFVDISALNSHKRVHSGERPFACAECGKRFMNSSAFRNHQAVHSEKRPHRCNQCGKGFKLASTLTRHQKIHSKERPFLCHECGKKFCLREHLIRHQRIHTGEQPHCCAECGKKFSLLQSLRRHWEIHSTERLHRCAECGKIFGHPENLTRHKRVHTGELYRCTDCGKGFVRLQHLTHHQRIHTGEKPYCCTECGKSFTQSSGLINHQRIHSGERPYPCTQCGKCFAHSSSLTEHLKIHSGERPYSCIQCGKHFARSSSLTQHRRTHPGEQPYSCAQCGKRFARSSYLTKHQSTHSG